TAGTTAGGTTTAGTTTACAATCACTTAACACATTAAGTATCGCTGCCAAACTACCACGTTTGTGGTCTAACTCAAATTTTAATGATGCTTTATTGATATCAGTATCATTGATATTTGCTTTCTCACTCTTAACAATAACAAAACGTGTTTCGTTGTGTTTAATAGTCTGAATACTTTGTGCCAAAATATCTAAGCCATACAAACTAGAAGCCGTTTTACTAGCTATTGCTGCAATACCTTTAATATTATTCTCTGAAATCGATTTAGCAACATCGGCAGTATCTTTTGCTTCAACCAATTTTATTTTTGGATACAATTTAAAGAACGCTTTACATTGTAATAATGCCATTGGGTGAGAGTGCACTTCTTTTATATCTTCTATTTTTTGACCAGGAAACGCTATTAAATTATGCTGAATATCTAAATAATACTCGCCAATAATATTTAAATCATGAGTATCAATTAATGCATAATTTGGAATAATCGAACCTGCAATAGAATTTTCGATGGCCATCACTGCCACGTCTGAAGTTTTATCTAAAACACTCTCTACCAACACATCAAAGCTTAAACACTCTACCAATGACTGTGTGCCATCAAAAAACTTTTCTACCACACTGTGATGAAAAGATCCTTTGATGCCCTGAATGGCTATCGTGCTTATTGTACTCATTATTAAAAATAATCTTTAAAACTACTGCAAAAAAAAATCCCGATTTTCATCGAGACTTAGTTCAAATATATGTTATAAATTACACACACAACGTCTCGATCTTTTTGTCAAAAAAGAAATAAAGCCAGTTGTAATATGTATGATTTGTAGTTTTCATTGGTGCTAATGTATATAATAAAATCGCAAAACAAAATACTAAAGCCTAATTTTTAATGTTTTATCTGAAAAATTAAAGATTAGCCTGTAATTTAGTCTTTACATTACATATTGTTTATTTTTGAAAAAAGATATTAAGATGTCAATAAAAGTTGAGAATATCACCAAGGTATACGGCGAACAAAAAGCTTTAAATAATATTTCTTTCTCAGTAAATGCTGCCGAAATTGTTGGTTTTTTAGGCCCAAATGGAGCTGGAAAATCTACTATGATGAAAATATTGACAACTTATATAAATCCATCTGGAGGTGAGGCCAAAGTCAATGGATATGATATCGACAGTGATAAAAAGTCTGTTCAAAGTTCCGTAGGTTATTTACCTGAGCACAACCCTTTATATACCGAACTTTACGTTAGAGAATATCTAAAGTTTAATGCAGATGTATACGGCGTTAACAAAACACGCATCGAAGAAGTTATTGACCTAACAGGATTAACACCAGAATCTCAGAAAAAAATAGGGCAACTCTCCAAAGGTTATCGTCAACGTGTTGGCTTAGCAAATGCGATGCTTCACAATCCTGAAGTACTAATTTTAGATGAGCCTACAACTGGATTAGACCCAAATCAGTTGGTCGATATCAGAAATCTTATTAAAAATATCGGCAAAGAAAAGACGGTATTTCTATCCACACATATTATGCAAGAAGTCGAAGCTATGTGTGATCGTGTAATTATAATTAATAAAGGTGAAATTGTTGCAGACAAGTATTTAGCAGAGATGCGACAAGGACAAGAACAAGTTGTTGTTGTAGAATTTGACTATCGCGTAGAGGATACTTTTTTATTAAAATTACCGAATGTTAGCTCTGTAAAAAATACACATGATTTTATTTATGAAATCACATTTTCTACTACAGAGGATATGCGCTCTCATGTTTTTGATTTTGCTCATGACAATGAGTTAAAGATTCTTCAGCTTAATCAAAAAAATGAAAGTTTAGAAAGTTTGTTTAGAGAATTGACTAATTAAATTATGGCTGATTTTATAGGTGAATTTTTAGGCCAACTTATGATTGAAATACTACCAAGTTTATTTAAACGTATTGGAGTCAGTGTAAAATGGTTATTCTATTTGGGAAGAAAAAAATTCAAAATTCTGATAAAAGAAGAATGGAACAAGAGAATTGGGTTTGGAGTATTTATACTTTTAGCTTACGTTGCAGTTCGTTTAATATTTAATTAATTACTCGAAAATTAATCTCCCATTAAAGACTTCCTCGACATCAACGATTGGAGGTTGGTTAACTGAAATGACATTTCCCGTAGATAAAATTCTTCCCGTTATAGATTGTTGTGGATTGACAATCATGTCGTTTGTCCCACGATGAAATACGGATACGTTTTGAGCTATTAAGTTTTCGCCTTCAAAACGACTATTTCCTCCTACAAAATTGATGTTCAAATCTTCTACATCTCCAGATAGGTAGAAAAAAGATAAATTATTTGAAGTAATTTGTAAGTCAACTACGTCTAGTTCTAATCTGAAATCTCCAATAGCAAAATTATCAGATGATGAAAAGTCTTCAGAGATTAGCGTCATATTATTAAAATCTAAAATACCGTCAGATTTAATTTCAAATTGTGTAGAACATCTTATCTCTGTAAGATTTGGTGTAGTTACAAACACTTTAGTTATCCCAAAATCACGTACATAATTACAATTATTATTGTCGGTTAATACTAATAGATTACCAATGACTTCGACTATAACATCATTTAATAAATTTTCTCCAGTTTCGACAATAACTTCTTGAGTAGCGCCTTGTTTTATAATTAGCTCTACATCTCTATTGACTAAGATTCTTTCAAAATTAGCGACAGAAAACTCTTGTTGAATACTATTTCCTGCAGTTTGAAAACAATCTGGCGCACTGTCGCTATCACAACCTAAAAAGAGTAATAATCCAAATATGTAAATTATCTTTTTCATAATCGTAATCCAATTCCTAATTCAACGGCTTCTGCTCTAAATCCATGTGATTTAAGCGTTAAAGCAGCGAACCATTTATTATCAAAATATCGTTTTAATCCAGCTCTAATATATGTACGACTTTCAAAATTAAAAGGGTAATAAATATAATACCCAAATTGGGTTTCTAAAGAAAAATTATTTACAAACAACTCATGTCCAGCAAAAATTCCAATACGTTTGTAATCTTCATCTCCAGTGACCCCATTACCTAATGCTGCTGTACTTTCATAACGAATTAACTCTTTTAAAAAATTAGAAAAAAACACATCTGCTCCAAATTGAATAGCGCTTTTACGATTAATTCTTTTATCAACATATGCAGAAAAAATATAGAAAGGATATTGTCCGCTACCAATAATATCACTCTGGTTAATACCTGACCTAAAAGCAAAATTATATTTTATGGGTTCAGTAAATTTCTCATCTTTCAAATCATGAATATATTCAGGATTTTCTTCATCTAAGTCATAAGTAACTCCAACATTCAATGCTATAGTATTTACACTTGTATTTGGTGCTTTAACATTTGCGTTAGAATAGTGTATTAATGAAAATCCTGCTTGTAGACCAAAATGGTCAAAAATGCGTTCTTTTTTGTAATTGAGCATTACATAAGTACTGCTTAATAGACTTGAGCCAAAGGCAATATTTTTAGGGTTTGATTCTCTGTCATAAGGATTACTGGTGTAGCCAATACCTTGGCCAATACGGAACATTAGATTACGGTTAAAAAAGTAAAAGTTATAATGCCCATAAACCCCAAAATTATCCCCTAGTTCTCTACTCTTTAAATCTTGATATATAAAAGAAGCACCATAATCTGGATAATTATAGCGCTGTTCCCAATTCTCTTGCCCAAAGGTTTTTTTGTTCCAACTTAGTATTACACCGTCTGGTCTTCCGTTAATTAAACCTAAAAGATTATTATCATGAAGTGCTATGTAACCCTTAAAGTAATTGGCGTCAAAATAAGATTCAGTATCTTCCTCTTGAGCGGTCAAGACTATCGATAAAAACAAAAATAAACTTACTAATCTTATTTGCATTTTATATTTTTCAGTAGCAAATGTAAGTAAAAATGTATCGTTATCTTTAATAACTTATTGGATTAAAAAAGAAGATATGCCGCAAACAAAGAGCCAATAGCTAAGATTAAAACCTGAAAGGCAAATCTAAATTCTAATTTATACTTTTTGATAGTTTTCATTATATTATTTTTTTCAAATTTCAGGATGAAATCTATTATAAATGTTAAGGCAAATAAAAACTACTGTTAAATAAATAATCTAAAAAACTGCTTTGGCAACTTCTTTTATGTTACTACTTTTTCCCATAGAGTAATAATGTAGTACTGGTATCCCAGCATCTTGTAACTCTTTAGATTGCGCAATACACCATTCAATACCGACTTCTCTTACTTGACTATTATTCTTACATTTAATCACCTCTATTACTAAATCTTCTGGTAGGTCTACATAAAAACGATGCGGTAATAAATTAAGTTGTTTTTTTGTTGAAATAGGTTTCAATCCCGGGATAATTGGCACTTCAATACCTGCTTTTCTACATTTATCCACAAAATCAAAATACTTCTGATTATCAAAAAACATTTGAGTAACTACATATTCGGCACCATTTTTTATTTTCTTTTTTAAGAAATGTATATCACTTTCTAGACTTGGTGCTTCCATATGCTTTTCTGGGTATGCACCAACGCCAACACAGAAATTAGTTTTACTACAATTTTGAAGTTCATCATCTAAATAAATACCATTATTTAAATCTGAAATTTGACTGACCAACTCACTAGCATAAGCATGACCTTCTGGCTCTGGTTTGAAGTAAGTTTCTGTTTTAACCGCATCTCCACGCAGCGCTACTACATTGTCTATACCTAAAAAGTCAAGATCTATTAAAAAATTTTCTGTGTCTTCTTTTGTAAAACCACCGCATAGAATGTGTGGTATTGCATCTACACCATATTTATTTTGAATGGCAGCACAAATACCTACTGTACCTGGACGTTTTTTTACAATCTGTTTCTTTAACAAACCATTACCTACATCTTTAAACGTATACTCTTCTCTATGGTAAGTAACATCAATAAATGGCGGTTTAAATTCCATTAACGGGTCTATATTATCGAATATTGATTGAATGTCTTGACCTTTTAAAGGTGGTAAAATCTCAAACGAAAATTGTGAATCTCCATTTCCGTTATTTATATGTTCAGTTACTTTCATAATCTTTTTTTTAGTCAGCAAGATTTGGGTTTAACCATTTTTGAGCTTCTTCTTTTGTAATATTTCTTCGTTTTGAGTAATCTATTAATTGGTCTTCAGTAATTTTTCCAAGGCCAAAATATTTGGCTTCTTTGTTACCAAAGTAATAACCACTAACACTTGCAGCTGGCCACATCGCTAAACTTTCAGTAAGTTTTACACCTATCTGATTTTCTACATCCAACAACTTCCAAATAGTTGTTTTTTCTAAATGGTCAGGACAAGCTGGATACCCAGGTGCAGGACGAATACCTTTGTAATCTTCTTTTATTAATTCTTGATTACTTAAATTTTCACTTGATGCATATCCCCAATAATTAGTTCTAACTTCTTTGTGCAAATATTCAGCAAAAGCTTCAGCCAAACGATCCGCTAATGCCTTAATCATAATTGAATTATAATCGTCATTATCAACTTCAAATTGCTCTGCCAGTACTTTCGTTCCAAAACCTGTAGTAACACAAAAAGCACCTATATAATCTTGATACCCTTTTTCTTTTGGCGCAATAAAATCCGCAAGAGCATGATTAGGAACGCATTCTCGTTTTTTGAGTTGTTGGCGAAGTGTAAGAAATTTATATACTTCTTGATGAGATGCTGAATCAAGTTCAGCATGACAATCTTTTATTGTCACCTCAATATCATCATCATTTACAGTGTTTGCAGGGAACAAACCAAAAATAGCTTTAGCTTCTAAGAGTTTCTTATCAAAAACTTTTTGCAATAACTCTTGCGCATCAGCAAATAATTCAGTTGCTTGTTCACCAACTATTTCATCATTTAAAATAGCGGGATACTTACCGTGTAAATCCCAACTTCTGAAAAATGGAGACCAATCGATATAAGCTTCCAATTTTTTAATATCAAAATCGTCAATAATTTGCACACCTAATTCTTTAGGCTTTACAATTTCTGTAGTTTTCCAATCAATTTGATACTTGTTTTTTCGAGCATCAGTGATTGATAAATACTCTTTTTGTTTTCCTCTAGTTAAAAACTGTTCACGGAATTTATCATACTCTTCTCGTATTTGATTTTTATAAACAGAACTATCTTTTTGAAGTAAATCGCCGACAACAGTAACTGCTCTAGATGCATCATTAATATGAATCACTGTATTTTGATAATGCGGTGCAATTTTTACGGCGGTGTGTGCCTTACTAGTTGTAGCACCACCAATAATTAAAGGTATTTCAATATTCTGTTTTTCTAACTCTTTAGAAACATATACCATTTCGTCTAAAGATGGTGTGATCAAGCCACTTAAACCAATAACATCGACTTGCTCTTTTACAGCAGTTTCTATAATTTTTTCTGGAGGCACCATAACACCTAAATCTATTATCTCGTAATTATTACAGCCTAAAACAACACTTACAATATTCTTCCCAATATCATGCACATCGCCTTTTACAGTTGCCATTAATATTTTACCTGCAAACTCTTGCTTACCATCTTTTTCTGCTTCAATAAATGGCTGTAAATAAGCCACTGCTTTTTTCATAACGCGAGCCGATTTTACAACTTGTGGCAAAAACATTTTTCCGCTTCCAAATAAATCCCCAACTACATTCATTCCTGTCATTAAATGACCTTCAATAACTTCAATTGGTTTTGAAACAGACAGTCTTGCTTTTTCTACATCTTCAACAATAAAACTGTCAATCCCTTTTACTAAAGCATGTGTTATCCTATCCTGTAATTCTCCATTTCGCCATTCTAAAACGGTTTCTGTTGTTTCTTTTTTATTCCCTTTAACAGTTTCTGCAAAGTCTAATAAACGCTCTGTAGCATCATCTCTTTTATCAAATAAAACATCTTCAACACGTTCTAAAAGATCACTATCAATCTCATCATAAATCTCTAGCATTGTTGGGTTTACAATCCCTAAATTCATCCCGTTTTTTATAGCATGATATAAAAATGAAGAGTGCATGGCTTCACGTACCGCATTATTCCCTCGGAAGCTAAACGAGACATTACTTACACCTCCAGAAACGTTAGCATGTGGTAAGTTTTCTCTAATCCATTTTGTAGCATTAAAAAAATCAAGAGCATTTTTTCTATGCTCTTCCATACCTGTAGCCACAGGAAAAATATTTGGATCAAAGATGATGTCCTGAGCAGGAAATCCTACTTCGTTTACTAAAATATTGTAGGAACGCTTGCAAATTTCAATCCGTCTTTCGTAAGTGTCTGCTTGACCTTTTTCGTCAAATGCCATTACTATTACAGCAGCTCCGTAACGTTTTACTAGTTTTGCTTGATGCTTAAACTGTTCTTCACCTTCTTTTAAGCTTATAGAGTTTACAACACTTTTTCCTTGTACGACTTGTAATCCAGCTTCAATGATTTCCCATTTTGAACTATCAATCATAATTGGCACTCGAGCAATATCTGGCTCTGATGCAATAAGATTTAAAAATGTTGTCATGGCTTCTACACCATCGAGCATACCTTCGTCCATATTAACATCGATGATTTGGGCACCACCTTCAACCTGATCTCTTGCAACACTTAAAGCCTCTTCAAATTTTTCTTCTTTAATCAACCGAAGAAATTTACGTGAACCCGTAACATTTGTACGTTCACCAACATTGATAAAGTTAGATTCTGGTGTAACTACAAGAGGTTCTAATCCAGATAAGGTTAAATATTTTTTAGAATCACTGCTTGCCATTATGCTTCAACTTGTATTTGTCTGGGTTTATATTTTGATGCTACTTCTGCAATCGCTTTTATATGGTCTGGGTTTGTACCACAACATCCACCGATGATATTTATCAAATCGTCTTTAAGGTAATCTTCAATATAACCTTGCATTTCTTCAGCTGTCTCGTCATATTCTCCAAATGCATTAGGTAAGCCTGCATTTGGATGTGCAGAAGTATAAAATTCTGTTTCGTTAGAGAGCCGTTGTAAATACGGTTGTAATTGTTCTGCTCCTAAGGCACAATTAAAACCAACACTTAATAATGGGATATGAGATATTGATGTTAAAAAAGCTTCGACTGTTTGACCAGATAATGTGCGCCCCGAAGCATCAGTTATTGTTCCTGACACCATAATTGGTATATCAATATTGCGTTCTTCCTTGACTTCTTCAATCGCAAATAAAGCCGCTTTGGCATTTAGCGTGTCAAATATAGTTTCTACTAAAAGCACATCGACACCACCATCAAGTAAGGCTTCAACTTGCTGCTTATATGCTTTTCGTAATTCTTCAAAAGTAACGGCGCGAAATTCAGGCTTATTTACATCTGGAGATAAACTAGCCGTTCTGTTAGTTGGTCCAATACTACCAGCTACAAATCGAGGCTTATTTGGATTATGACTTGTAAATTCTTCTGCTACTGCTTTTGCAATTTTTGCAGATTCGTAATTTAGTTCGTAAACCAAATCTTCCATATTATAATCGGCCATAGCAATTGTAGTCCCTGAAAAAGTATTGGTTTCTACGATATCTGCACCAGCTTCAAAATACTGCCTATGAACATTTGCAATAGCTTCTGGCTGTGTCAACGATAATAAATCGTTATTACCTTGTAATGGTGTTGGATAATCTTTAAAACGTTCGCCACGAAAATCAGACTCAGTAAAACTATGGCGCTGAAGCATTGTACCCATTGCACCATCTAAAACTAATATTCTCTTTTGAATTTCTTCCTTAATTCTACTCATATATTTATAAAGTATTAGCAATCTTAACGATATCAGAAAATAAACCTCTAGCGGTAACTTCTTTTCCAGCACCAGCACCTTGAATAACCAATGGTGTTTCTTGATAAGAATCCGTGTAAATTTCAAATAAGTTATCAGCACCTTTAAGCTGGCCAAGTGGAGTTTTTAAAGATTCTGAAACTAATTTAACTTCTAATATTTCGTTTTCTAAATTTAATTCACCTATATAACGCAAAACATTATTTCCAGTTTGATTTTTCTTGTCATTTTCAAAAACAGAATTTAATTCATCTCTTCTTTTATTGAATTGCGATATTGTCGTTTTTCCATTTAGTGATTTAGGCACTAATGATTGTACGTTAACTTCTTCTAAATTCTTTTTTAAACCTAATTCTCTTGCTAAAACAAGAAGTTTTCTAGCTACATCCTTTCCAGACAAATCATCCCTAGCATCAGGCTCTGTATAACCTTTATTTGATGCGCTTTCTAGAACTTCAGAAAACAAAATATCTTCTTCAGAAAAACGATTGAAAATATAACTGAGTGACCCTGAAAAAACACCTCTAATCTTTTTTACACTGTCACCAGATTGTGACAAGTTTCTAATAGTCTCAATAATAGGAAGGCCTGCACCCACATTAGTTTCGTAGTAAAAGATTTTTTTCTTTTTTTGGAGTGTTTGTCTTATCAGTTTATATAATTCAAAGTCGAGGGTATTTGCAACTTTATTTGCGACAACAAGATGAAAATTATTCTGAATTAATTCTATATATTTTTGAACGATTTCTTCATTAGCCGTAGCATCTACGGCAATTAAATTCTGAAGCTTATTTTTTTGAACGTATTTTATAACATCTTCATAGTTATAGTCTTCAGAATTTTCTTTAAAATTTACCCTCCAATTTTCATCTAAATCATCTTTAAAAAGAGCCTTTGTCGAATTACAAATTACCGGAATTTTTAAATCTATTTTTTGATTGAGTTTTAATTTGGGTTTAAAAGAAATAATCTGATCTATCAAAGTAGAACCTACATTACCTATGCCCAATATAACTAAGCTGACTTGTCTCATTTTCTTTTTCTTTTTTATTAAATATAGGGTTAAGGAATTTTGAAATTTGTGAAAATTCTATCAAAAAAGCGTCATGACCATCAATAGATTTTATTTCATTAATTGTTACATTTTCCTTAACTGTTTTTAGTTCAACATAAGTTTCCCAATTCTCATTTGGAACAAAAAAAACATCTGAATTTATTGTAATAATATGAATATTGCCTTTTATGTTTTTAGCCTTATTTAGAAATTCATTTTTGTTTTCAGCTACATTTATACTTTTTAAAATTTGATTCATCATTTTGTAGGTCGAGAGTTGAAAACGCTGTGATAGTTTTTCACCATGATGATTCAACCAACTTTCCATATTAAATAATAAAGCTGATGCTTTTGTTCTATTAAATTTTTGTTTAAAGGATAGGGAATTTCTGTAAAATGTCATCGCATGAATACGAGCATCTGCAATTGGATTTCTTGAATTTTCCAAAATCCGTTCTTGCACATAACAATTGGCGATAAGCCAATCTGTAGCTTTCCAATCTGTAGCAATTGGTATGATGTTTTCAATCAAATTTGGTTTCAAAATTGAAAGCTCCCAAGCAATTCCACCACCAACAGAACCACCAATTACAGCAAACAGTTTGTGTATCGATAAACGTTGTAAACCTTCAACAAAAATTCTGGCAATGTCTTTTGCTGTAAAGTCTTTATAATATTTTACAAAATCCTCGTTAATGTTACCAAAACCATTACCAGGAATGTTAAATGACAAAACCGAATAATTATTGGTATCAATGACTTTATCTTCGCCAATAATCCCGTTCCACCACCCTTTTTCACCAATAACTTGAGAATTTCCTGTTAACGCATGATTAACTAAAACAACAGGTGCAGAATTTAAAGGTAGACCGAAGTGTTGATAACTTAATTTGAGGCTGAAATTGAGCCCTGAAGCTAATTCAAAATGGTCTATTTCTATGTACTTTAATTGTGACATTACTTCCGATTAATATTGGTATTGAAAATCTTGAAAGGTGCTTAAAAAACACCCATCAAGATTCTCAGAACACAAATTATTAAGACTATAATTAAGCTTGCACAGGCTTTAAAACAGCTGCGAAAGCTTCTTTTAAATCTGTCTTTAAATCTTCAACATCCTCTAAACCAACTGATAGACGAATTAAATCTTTGGTTACACCTGTACTCTGTTGTTCAGTGTCCGTAAGTTGTTGATGCGTTGTACTTGCTGGATGAATTATTAGAGACTTGGTATCTCCAATATTTGCCAATAAAGAGAATAATTCTGTTGTATCTGCTACTTTCTTTGCAGCTTCAAAACCTCCTTTAAGTCCAAAAGTAACAATGCCACTTTTGCCGTTTGGTAAATATTTGTCGGCTAAATCTTTATAATTACTCGTTTCTAAGCCTGGATAATTTACCCAAGAAACTTCGTCTTGTTGCTGTAACCATTGTGCTAATTCTAATGCGTTTTCGCTATGCTTCTTTATCCTTAACTCTAAAGTTTCTAAACCTTGAATAATTTGAAACGCATTAAAAGGACTCAATGCACCACCATAATCTCTTAAACCTTCGATTCTTACTTTGGCGATAAATGCTGCCTCTTCTAGCGCTTCACTATATACTAAACCATGATAACCTTCTGATGGCTCTGTAAATTCAGGGAATTTTCCGTTTGTCCAATCAAATGTCCCAGCGTCAATAATTATTCCACCTAATGCTGTACCATTACCATTGATATATTTTGTAAGCGAATGAATTACAATATTAGCACCATGAGCAATAGGATTAAGTAAATACGGTGTAGCAACAGTATTGTCAACAACTAAAGGCACTTTATGTGCTTTTGCTTGCGCCGAAATACTTTCAACATCTAAAACATCTAATTTTGGATTTCCTAAAGACTCAATAAAAAATAACCTTGTGTTTTCTTGTGCAGTGTTCTTAAAGTTTTCAGCTTCTGAAGGGTCGACAAAAGTTGTTGTAATTCCATGTCTTGGTAGTGTTACTTTTAACAAATTATAGGTTCCTCCGTACAAACTACTAGAAGCTACAATATGGTCGCCAGCTCTAAGAAGCGTTAATAAAGTTGTAGAAATAGCAGAAGTTCCTGATGCTGTTGCCACAGCTGCAATACCTCCTTCAAGTGTAGCTAGACGTTGCTCTAAAACGTCTGTTGTAGGGTTGTTAATCCTTGTATAAATATTTCCAGGTTCAGCTAATGAAAATAAATTAGCTGCATGATCTGAATCATTAAACACATAAGCTGTTGATTGGTAAATAGGAACAGCTCTTGTTCCTCCATTTTGATTGACATTGTGTCCTGCATGCAACGCTTTAGTTGCAAATTTTTGTGTACTCATTTTTCTGTTTTTTTTGAGTTAATACATAATTAAACCAAAAGTCAAATAGGCTTCTCAGAAGCATACCTAATAGAAAAATGTTATAAAGAAAAATTATATAAATACAGATGAGTATTTATATGTTGGTTATCTATCTAGAATAAGCGAGAAATGATTCGCTAATCAAGTAGAATTTAGCACCTTCTTAGTAAGTCTAAGGGTTGCTAAGGCTTCATCGGGTCTATTCCCTCTGCCTTTCTTGATAACATTTCAGTAAGTTTTTGAACTTTGTGAATACAAATATTCGATTATAAAAATTTAATATCCAAATCTTTTTTTGATTTTATCAATTTTTAACAGATTAACTACATCGAACTTATCTTTTAGGAATTAGTTATGATAACTATCTTCGTTTATTATTATAAATGTGTATTTTTGCACCGAAATTAATTAAGAGGAAAGATTTGACTGATTGCAACCTCTGGAAAAAATTGCTAAAGACAGTGTTAGACTTTCCTTGTTATTACGTCAAATCTTCAAAATAAAAATCTTAGAATATGGCGTATTTATTTACTTCAGAAAGTGTTTCTGAAGGACATCCAGACAAAGTAGCAGATCAAATTAGCGATGCATTAATTGACAACTTTTTAGCGTTTGACAAAGACTCTAAAGTAGCTTGTGAAACCCTTGTAACAACGGGACAAGTTGTATTAGCGGGAGAAGTAAAATCCGATACTTATTTAGACGTACAGCAAATCGCTAGAGATGTCATTAACAAAATTGGCTATACCAAAGGAGAATATATGTTTGACGGTAGTTCTTGTGGCGTTTTATCTGCAATACATGAACAATCTCCAGACATTAATCAAGGTGTAGACCGTGCAAAACCTGAAGATCAAGGTGCAGGTGACCAAGGAATGATGTTCGGTTATGCTACTGACGAAACTGAAAACTATATGCCATTAGCTTTAGAGCTTTCACATCGTCTTTTAAAAGAATTAGCAGAATTACGTCGTGAAAATAAAGACATTACCTATTTACGTCCTGATGCAAAATCTCAGGTAACTATTGAGTATAGTGATGACAATGTACCTCAACGCATTGATGCGATTGTATTATCTACACAACACGATGATTTTGATGCTAGTGATGATGTAATGTTAGCACAAATCAAAAAAGACATTGTAGAAATTTTAATACCTCGTGTGGTTGCCAAATTACCAGCACATATCCAAAAATTATTTACAGATAGTATTACGTATCACATTAACCCAACTGGTGTTTTTGTAATTGGTGGACCTCACGGTGACACTGGATTAACAGGTCGTAAGATTATTGTTGACACTTATGGTGGTAAAGGTGCACATGGTGGTGGTGCTTTTTCAGGAAAAGACCCAAGTAAGGTAGACCGTTCTGGCGCTTATGCAACACGACATATTGCAAAAAACCTAGTAGCAGCAGGTTTATGTAAAGAAGTAT
This DNA window, taken from Winogradskyella sp. PC-19, encodes the following:
- a CDS encoding prephenate dehydratase — translated: MSTISTIAIQGIKGSFHHSVVEKFFDGTQSLVECLSFDVLVESVLDKTSDVAVMAIENSIAGSIIPNYALIDTHDLNIIGEYYLDIQHNLIAFPGQKIEDIKEVHSHPMALLQCKAFFKLYPKIKLVEAKDTADVAKSISENNIKGIAAIASKTASSLYGLDILAQSIQTIKHNETRFVIVKSEKANINDTDINKASLKFELDHKRGSLAAILNVLSDCKLNLTKIQSLPKIDMPWKYAFFIDVTFDEYTDYKKAKSIVNIMAENFKILGEYKNAKS
- the gldA gene encoding gliding motility-associated ABC transporter ATP-binding subunit GldA, with protein sequence MSIKVENITKVYGEQKALNNISFSVNAAEIVGFLGPNGAGKSTMMKILTTYINPSGGEAKVNGYDIDSDKKSVQSSVGYLPEHNPLYTELYVREYLKFNADVYGVNKTRIEEVIDLTGLTPESQKKIGQLSKGYRQRVGLANAMLHNPEVLILDEPTTGLDPNQLVDIRNLIKNIGKEKTVFLSTHIMQEVEAMCDRVIIINKGEIVADKYLAEMRQGQEQVVVVEFDYRVEDTFLLKLPNVSSVKNTHDFIYEITFSTTEDMRSHVFDFAHDNELKILQLNQKNESLESLFRELTN
- a CDS encoding head GIN domain-containing protein, which gives rise to MKKIIYIFGLLLFLGCDSDSAPDCFQTAGNSIQQEFSVANFERILVNRDVELIIKQGATQEVIVETGENLLNDVIVEVIGNLLVLTDNNNCNYVRDFGITKVFVTTPNLTEIRCSTQFEIKSDGILDFNNMTLISEDFSSSDNFAIGDFRLELDVVDLQITSNNLSFFYLSGDVEDLNINFVGGNSRFEGENLIAQNVSVFHRGTNDMIVNPQQSITGRILSTGNVISVNQPPIVDVEEVFNGRLIFE
- a CDS encoding acyloxyacyl hydrolase: MQIRLVSLFLFLSIVLTAQEEDTESYFDANYFKGYIALHDNNLLGLINGRPDGVILSWNKKTFGQENWEQRYNYPDYGASFIYQDLKSRELGDNFGVYGHYNFYFFNRNLMFRIGQGIGYTSNPYDRESNPKNIAFGSSLLSSTYVMLNYKKERIFDHFGLQAGFSLIHYSNANVKAPNTSVNTIALNVGVTYDLDEENPEYIHDLKDEKFTEPIKYNFAFRSGINQSDIIGSGQYPFYIFSAYVDKRINRKSAIQFGADVFFSNFLKELIRYESTAALGNGVTGDEDYKRIGIFAGHELFVNNFSLETQFGYYIYYPFNFESRTYIRAGLKRYFDNKWFAALTLKSHGFRAEAVELGIGLRL
- the metF gene encoding methylenetetrahydrofolate reductase [NAD(P)H] — encoded protein: MKVTEHINNGNGDSQFSFEILPPLKGQDIQSIFDNIDPLMEFKPPFIDVTYHREEYTFKDVGNGLLKKQIVKKRPGTVGICAAIQNKYGVDAIPHILCGGFTKEDTENFLIDLDFLGIDNVVALRGDAVKTETYFKPEPEGHAYASELVSQISDLNNGIYLDDELQNCSKTNFCVGVGAYPEKHMEAPSLESDIHFLKKKIKNGAEYVVTQMFFDNQKYFDFVDKCRKAGIEVPIIPGLKPISTKKQLNLLPHRFYVDLPEDLVIEVIKCKNNSQVREVGIEWCIAQSKELQDAGIPVLHYYSMGKSSNIKEVAKAVF